In the uncultured Methanobacterium sp. genome, one interval contains:
- a CDS encoding carboxymuconolactone decarboxylase family protein, which translates to MEKELPKNYQNIRMRYEEYGQALSELGKAIKKAGPIDEKTSHLIQLAAAAAIRSEGGVHSHTRRALELGVSPDELYHSVLLLTSVIGFPNVAAAISWVDDIVLKEE; encoded by the coding sequence ATGGAAAAGGAACTCCCCAAAAACTATCAGAATATAAGAATGCGCTACGAAGAATACGGTCAGGCTTTAAGTGAACTGGGTAAAGCCATTAAAAAGGCAGGACCTATTGATGAGAAGACATCCCATCTTATCCAGTTAGCAGCTGCCGCTGCCATAAGATCAGAAGGAGGCGTACACAGCCACACCCGCAGAGCCCTGGAACTGGGAGTGTCCCCCGACGAATTGTACCACAGTGTTCTTCTGTTAACCAGCGTTATAGGATTCCCTAATGTTGCCGCAGCCATATCATGGGTGGATGACATTGTACTAAAAGAAGAATAA